In Alkalihalobacillus sp. FSL W8-0930, a single window of DNA contains:
- a CDS encoding EAL domain-containing protein, whose translation MEHFHGSYSLPLVLLSFIIATFASYTALDLAERIRNGSGVKRFLWLVGGALTMGMGIWSMHFIGMLAYTFSVPVYYHVGTVLLSVILAIGASAIALLVVGLRGDKHSFVLFAGGICMAAAISGMHYVGMAAISLEITYDLGVVALSIAIAALASFAALWLLLSIGGTNRFSLLIKLGCGFVMAIAITGMHYTGMAAASFQYGEEMGSGFINPRGLTYWISVGTLLSLTLTTIGIFLHKRFNEKDSDIARHESWYRSLYEHNMNGIISVSSDGTIQQVNDAAQKMMGIDATHIVQKQARDMGFIDVSSHLEFQQFRRRKYETMLTRPDQKVLYLTLMHVPVVTDQQVVGTHLMMKDITMQKQNEKQIKHLAYHDELTGLPNRRKFNDLIEEAVNECKKNSHSFAVLTLDIDRFKMINDSLGHMYGDLFLQKVSNRITKLIDGEDIILSRLGGDEFVLIYKKEMGHSLESFASRILTLIQKPFHLKEHDFYISASLGIAIYPQHGKKADVLLRNADTALYEVKRNMKNGYQIYSEALNEHLEEKLTLESDLRKGIANQELVLYYQPKFSIDGAKVLGLEALVRWKHPQRGLLSPAAFLPVAEETGLIFDVGAWVLKRACMQMKQWQDEGGLKIPVAVNISSQQFHQLNFDEHVRSVLHETELEPTFLELEITESMMMDVNTSTQTLQKLSELGVKISLDDFGTGYSSLSYLKQFPINRLKIDRSFISEILTSEHDKAIVSTIISMAKHLKMDVTAEGIETKDQLDYLKMNDLMEIQGFYYSRPLPTDQIEALYMKTAVS comes from the coding sequence ATGGAGCATTTTCATGGTTCGTACAGTCTACCTCTTGTTCTTTTATCATTTATTATTGCTACATTTGCATCATATACAGCTCTAGATTTGGCTGAGCGAATTCGAAATGGAAGTGGCGTTAAACGGTTCCTGTGGTTGGTAGGTGGGGCTCTGACAATGGGAATGGGAATTTGGTCGATGCATTTCATTGGAATGCTTGCCTATACCTTTTCGGTTCCAGTTTACTATCATGTAGGTACTGTTCTGCTGTCGGTAATACTTGCCATTGGTGCATCAGCAATTGCTTTATTAGTTGTCGGCTTAAGAGGTGATAAGCATTCCTTCGTTTTGTTTGCAGGAGGCATATGTATGGCTGCTGCGATCTCGGGAATGCATTATGTCGGAATGGCTGCCATATCATTGGAGATTACATATGATCTTGGTGTGGTGGCTCTATCAATTGCTATAGCTGCGCTGGCATCGTTCGCAGCTCTGTGGCTTCTCCTATCAATTGGTGGGACAAATCGGTTTTCTCTGCTCATTAAGCTTGGTTGTGGGTTTGTCATGGCTATTGCCATTACGGGAATGCACTATACAGGAATGGCCGCTGCTTCGTTTCAATACGGAGAGGAAATGGGCTCGGGATTCATTAATCCTAGAGGACTTACGTATTGGATCTCAGTCGGTACACTATTGTCTCTTACTCTAACCACTATAGGAATCTTTTTACATAAGCGGTTTAATGAGAAGGATAGTGACATTGCTCGTCATGAGAGCTGGTACAGGTCCCTGTATGAACATAATATGAATGGAATTATATCTGTAAGCTCAGATGGAACCATTCAACAAGTAAATGACGCGGCACAGAAAATGATGGGGATTGATGCCACGCACATCGTGCAAAAACAAGCTCGTGACATGGGGTTCATCGATGTGAGTTCACACCTTGAATTTCAACAGTTCAGGCGTAGAAAGTATGAAACCATGCTTACCCGTCCGGATCAAAAGGTTCTCTATCTAACTCTGATGCATGTTCCTGTTGTGACTGATCAACAAGTTGTTGGAACCCATCTTATGATGAAGGACATCACCATGCAGAAGCAGAATGAAAAGCAGATTAAACATTTAGCTTATCATGATGAACTGACAGGACTGCCTAATCGTCGCAAATTTAATGATTTAATCGAAGAGGCTGTAAATGAGTGTAAGAAAAACAGCCACTCGTTTGCCGTTCTTACACTTGATATTGATCGGTTTAAAATGATTAACGACTCCTTAGGCCATATGTACGGAGACTTGTTTTTACAGAAGGTGAGTAATCGGATAACGAAGCTTATAGATGGAGAAGACATTATCCTATCTAGGCTTGGTGGCGATGAATTTGTTCTTATCTACAAAAAGGAGATGGGACACTCACTGGAATCGTTTGCTTCTCGTATTCTGACACTCATTCAAAAGCCCTTTCACTTAAAGGAGCATGATTTCTATATCTCCGCAAGCCTTGGTATCGCCATCTATCCGCAGCATGGAAAAAAAGCTGATGTGTTGCTTCGAAATGCTGATACTGCGCTATATGAGGTAAAAAGAAATATGAAAAATGGCTATCAAATTTATTCAGAAGCGTTAAATGAACATCTTGAGGAAAAACTTACACTGGAGTCTGATTTGCGAAAAGGAATCGCTAATCAAGAGCTCGTCTTATATTATCAACCCAAGTTCTCAATTGATGGGGCAAAGGTTCTTGGGTTGGAAGCACTTGTTAGGTGGAAGCACCCTCAAAGAGGATTGCTGTCACCAGCGGCTTTTTTGCCAGTTGCTGAAGAAACTGGACTCATATTTGACGTCGGTGCCTGGGTATTAAAGCGTGCGTGCATGCAGATGAAGCAATGGCAGGACGAGGGCGGATTAAAGATTCCGGTAGCTGTGAATATTTCCTCTCAGCAATTTCATCAATTAAATTTTGATGAGCACGTTCGGTCCGTTCTTCACGAAACAGAATTAGAGCCAACGTTTCTGGAATTAGAAATTACTGAAAGTATGATGATGGATGTGAATACATCTACTCAAACCCTTCAGAAGCTAAGTGAATTAGGTGTGAAGATCAGCCTGGATGATTTCGGAACAGGGTATAGTTCATTAAGCTATTTAAAACAGTTTCCCATTAATCGATTAAAAATTGATCGATCCTTTATCTCTGAAATCCTGACAAGTGAGCATGATAAGGCCATTGTTTCTACCATTATTTCAATGGCGAAGCATTTGAAGATGGACGTTACAGCGGAGGGCATTGAAACAAAGGATCAGCTTGATTATTTAAAAATGAATGACCTGATGGAGATACAAGGATTCTATTACAGCAGACCACTTCCGACTGACCAAATTGAGGCGTTGTATATGAAGACAGCCGTGAGTTAA
- a CDS encoding acyltransferase family protein — translation MNQRVKWIDVAKGIGIILVVLSHAPVNDTLKSFLFAFHMPLFFYLSGIVFKPSSLPIGAFVWKKARGLLLPYFIFSFITYVFWFYVTRNFPFTSGDDVDPIVPFSGIFISTPVDYQLTYNPAIWFLTCLFVVELLYYFTHRICRNEKWIPFFLIVFGVLGYASSVFISANQLPWSILVSLTAVVFYGIGALTKQVWEEPTWRKTIVSLVVLFLITYVAQHFNSERVDMRGNLYGESWFFYLGALSGSIGIILLALKLHHLKVLSFLGQYSIVILLLHFPALNLVKASVYYGLNLEMNETNTLPWTLFYTIVTLLLMIPCIIVLKRVPILLGKARPKKR, via the coding sequence ATGAACCAACGAGTAAAATGGATTGATGTAGCAAAAGGAATCGGTATTATACTGGTTGTTTTAAGTCACGCCCCAGTAAACGATACCTTAAAGAGCTTTTTGTTCGCGTTTCACATGCCCTTATTTTTTTATTTATCTGGTATTGTCTTTAAACCATCCTCTTTACCGATAGGTGCTTTTGTTTGGAAAAAAGCACGCGGATTACTTTTACCTTATTTTATCTTTTCATTTATTACGTACGTCTTCTGGTTTTATGTGACAAGGAACTTCCCATTTACCTCAGGCGATGATGTCGATCCCATCGTTCCATTTTCCGGGATCTTTATCTCAACACCCGTGGACTATCAGCTTACGTATAATCCAGCCATCTGGTTTTTAACATGTTTGTTTGTTGTAGAGCTACTCTATTATTTCACTCATCGAATCTGTCGAAATGAAAAATGGATCCCCTTTTTTCTAATTGTCTTTGGAGTATTGGGGTATGCGAGCTCAGTCTTTATCAGTGCAAATCAATTGCCCTGGAGTATCCTAGTATCATTAACTGCCGTTGTGTTCTATGGAATAGGCGCATTAACAAAACAGGTCTGGGAAGAGCCTACTTGGAGGAAAACCATTGTTTCTCTTGTTGTACTGTTCCTCATTACCTATGTAGCCCAACACTTTAATTCGGAAAGGGTAGATATGAGAGGCAATCTTTATGGGGAGAGCTGGTTCTTTTATCTAGGAGCGTTATCAGGTTCCATTGGGATCATTCTGCTTGCTCTGAAACTTCATCATCTAAAGGTTCTTTCTTTCCTAGGACAGTATTCAATCGTCATCTTACTCCTGCATTTTCCAGCTTTAAATCTCGTAAAGGCAAGTGTCTATTATGGGCTGAATCTTGAAATGAACGAAACGAACACATTACCTTGGACATTGTTTTATACCATCGTGACCTTGTTGTTGATGATTCCATGTATCATCGTCTTAAAGAGAGTACCTATATTACTTGGAAAGGCACGTCCTAAAAAAAGATAA